Part of the Cucurbita pepo subsp. pepo cultivar mu-cu-16 unplaced genomic scaffold, ASM280686v2 Cp4.1_scaffold001437, whole genome shotgun sequence genome, CGGACTTCCAATCCTTCCATCCTTCTATAAATCTTCATACTTCCTTGTTCTCTCAACTTCCTCCTCTTTAATTCATCCTTTTCAAGCTTCGAATTCCTCAggacttttcttcaattcagGTACAATACaaattctctgttttttttgtaCAAACAATTCCAATCTTCCAttcttcttgatttctttACTGACTCTCCTGTTTAAGAACTCCTTCTATATGATTCTTACCTTTTATTACGTATTTGTTCCTacattttgatgatttttgtACCAAATGTCGATTCGTCTGCTCTTATCGATCCTTTATGAACTAAACTTATTCTGAAGTATCTGCCGATTGATTTGTGGTTGATGTTTCGTAGACCTAGTTTTTGAAATCGTTGCATTtgtttttcatcatttttgtaCCAAATGTCGATTCGTCTGCTCTTATCGATCCTTTATGAACTAAACTTGATCTAATCGGAAGTATCTGCTGATTGATTTGTGGTTTATGTTTTGTAGACCTAGTTTATGAAATCGttgcattttgttttttattctgTTTCCGTTCCTTCCAATACAATGCTGATTCGGTTTGGTTCGGAAACCAACTCTTTGACACTATTTGTATCAGTCGATAATGGATACCTTCCTCTTCACTTCTGAGTCTGTCAATGAGGGCCATCCCGACAAGATCTGCGACCAAGTTTCCGATGCTATTCTTGATGCGTGTCTTGAACAAGATCCCGAGAGCAAGGTTGCTTGTGAGACCTGCACCAAAACCAACATGGTCATGGTGTTTGGTGAAATCACAACCAAGGCCAACGTCAACTATGAGAAAATAGTTAGAGATACTTGCAGGGGAATCGGATTCGTCTCGGCCGATGTCGGTCTCGATGCTGACAACTGCAAGGTACTTGTGAATATTGAACAACAAAGCCCTGACATAGCACAAGGTGTCCATGGACACTTGACCAAGAAACCTGAGGAAATTGGAGCTGGCGATCAAGGCCACATGTTTGGTTATGCTACAGATGAAACCCAAGAGCTCATGCCACTCACTCATGTCCTTGCTACCAAACTTGGTGCCAAGCTCACTGAGGTCAGGAAGAACCAAACCTGCCCATGGCTTCGACCTGACGGTAAGACTCAAGTGACCGTTGAGTACAAGAATGACAATGGAGCCATGGTCCCCGTTAGGGTCCATACTGTTCTGATATCCACCCAACATGATGAAACTGTATCAAACGAAAAGATTGCTACTGATCTGAAAGAGCATGTCATAAAACCAGTGATACCTGCTAAGTATCTCGATGACAAGACTA contains:
- the LOC111786323 gene encoding S-adenosylmethionine synthase 3 is translated as MDTFLFTSESVNEGHPDKICDQVSDAILDACLEQDPESKVACETCTKTNMVMVFGEITTKANVNYEKIVRDTCRGIGFVSADVGLDADNCKVLVNIEQQSPDIAQGVHGHLTKKPEEIGAGDQGHMFGYATDETQELMPLTHVLATKLGAKLTEVRKNQTCPWLRPDGKTQVTVEYKNDNGAMVPVRVHTVLISTQHDETVSNEKIATDLKEHVIKPVIPAKYLDDKTIFHLNPSGRFVIGGPHGDAGLTGRKIIIDTYGGWGAHGGGAFSGKDPTKVDRSGAYIVRQAAKSVVASGLARRCIVQVSYAIGVAEPLSVFVDTYKTGKIPDKDILVLIKENFDFRPGMIAINLDLKRGGKFRYQKTAAYGHFGREDTDFTWETVKLLKPKA